The following proteins come from a genomic window of Malus sylvestris chromosome 4, drMalSylv7.2, whole genome shotgun sequence:
- the LOC126619820 gene encoding L-type lectin-domain containing receptor kinase VIII.1-like translates to MFDFHCFLYILILCIPKAAVFTVVAATEFDFGTLTLSSLKLIGDAHLSNGSVRLTRDLAVPNSGAGRVLYSKPIRFRQPSSPVPASFSTFFSFSVTNLNPSSIGGGLAFLISPDDVALGDAGGFLGLQSGPDTGSGFVAVEFDTLMDVEFKDINGNHVGLDLDSMVSTRVSDLDAVDIDLKSGDLVNSWIEYDGSSQVITVSVSYSNLKPKDPVLSFSLDLAQYVSDFMYVGFSGSTQGSTEIHSVEWWSFSSSFDSPVSPSGSPSPPPPSTTLMNPTANSVKSPPPSMPPSGSSSSNASGTNQKNSKSSSSCHNQLCREGPGAVAGVVTASAFVLALFAGVLIWVYSKKVKQVKKSDSNFASDIIKMPKEFTYRELKAATKCFNANRIIGHGAFGTVYKGILSDTGDIVAVKRCSHSSQGKNEFLSELSIIGTLRHRNLVRLQGWCHEKGEILLVYDLMPNGSLDKALFEARTPLPWPHRRKILLGVASALAYLHQECENQVIHRDIKTSNIMLDEGFNARLGDFGLARQIEHDKSPDATVAAGTMGYLAPEYLLTGRATEKTDVFSFGAVVLEVGSGRRPIEREVSGVGKAGACSNLVEWVWGLHRDGRLLTAADPRLEGQFDEGEMRKVLLVGLACSHPDPNCRPAMRGVVQMLVGEAQVPIVPRTKPCTSFSTSHLLLSLQDSVSDCNGMITISTSSSELSFAAGAGGDHIV, encoded by the coding sequence ATGTTCGATTTTCACTGCTTCCTTTACATTCTGATTCTCTGCATTCCCAAAGCCGCCGTGTTCACCGTCGTCGCCGCCACCGAATTTGACTTTGGCACCTTGACTCTGAGCAGCCTGAAGCTCATTGGCGATGCCCACCTGAGCAATGGGAGTGTGCGGCTCACCCGCGACCTCGCCGTTCCCAACTCTGGCGCCGGCCGCGTTTTATACTCCAAACCCATTCGCTTCCGCCAGCCTTCCTCCCCAGTCCCGGCGAGCTTCTCCACATTCTTCTCATTCTCCGTCACCAACCTCAACCCCTCCTCCATCGGCGGCGGTCTCGCGTTCCTCATCTCCCCCGACGACGTCGCTCTCGGCGACGCCGGCGGGTTCCTCGGCCTTCAGTCGGGTCCAGATACTGGGTCGGGTTTCGTGGCCGTCGAATTCGACACGCTTATGGACGTCGAGTTCAAGGACATCAACGGGAACCACGTCGGGTTGGATCTGGACTCCATGGTGTCGACACGTGTCAGCGATCTTGATGCCGTCGACATCGATCTCAAGAGCGGCGATCTGGTGAACTCGTGGATCGAGTACGACGGGTCGAGTCAGGTCATCACCGTCTCGGTTTCATACTCGAATCTGAAACCCAAAGACCCGGTTCTATCATTCTCCCTCGATCTAGCCCAGTACGTCAGCGATTTTATGTACGTTGGGTTTTCCGGGTCGACCCAGGGAAGCACGGAGATTCACAGCGTCGAGTGGTGGAGCTTCAGCTCGTCGTTCGATTCCCCTGTTTCGCCATCCGGGTCGCCGTCTCCGCCGCCGCCGAGCACTACTTTGATGAACCCAACTGCCAATTCAGTAAAATCTCCACCACCTTCAATGCCGCCAAGTGGGTCTTCTTCTAGTAATGCTAGCGGTACTAATCAGAAGAACAGCAAGTCGTCTTCTTCCTGCCATAACCAGCTCTGCAGAGAAGGTCCGGGAGCCGTAGCCGGAGTTGTCACCGCTTCCGCTTTTGTTTTGGCTCTGTTTGCCGGTGTTTTAATCTGGGTTTACTCCAAGAAAGTCAAACAAGTCAAGAAATCGGATTCGAATTTCGCTTCGGATATCATCAAAATGCCGAAGGAGTTCACTTACAGGGAGCTCAAGGCAGCAACTAAGTGCTTCAATGCCAATAGAATCATCGGGCATGGTGCTTTCGGAACAGTCTACAAAGGCATATTATCCGACACCGGCGACATTGTCGCGGTGAAGAGGTGCAGCCACAGCAGTCAGGGGAAGAACGAGTTCTTGTCGGAATTGTCGATAATTGGAACTCTAAGGCACCGGAATTTGGTGAGGCTCCAAGGCTGGTGCCACGAGAAGGGCGAAATTTTGTTGGTGTATGATTTAATGCCGAATGGCAGTCTCGACAAGGCATTGTTCGAGGCAAGAACGCCGCTGCCATGGCCGCACCGGCGAAAAATTCTATTGGGAGTTGCCTCTGCTCTGGCCTATTTGCACCAAGAATGTGAAAATCAGGTGATCCATAGGGACATTAAGACCAGTAACATAATGCTGGATGAAGGGTTCAATGCCCGGTTGGGGGATTTCGGTTTGGCGAGGCAAATCGAGCACGATAAGTCGCCAGACGCCACGGTGGCGGCCGGGACAATGGGGTACCTGGCGCCGGAGTACTTGTTGACAGGCAGAGCTACTGAGAAAACGGATGTGTTTAGCTTTGGGGCGGTGGTGCTTGAGGTGGGGAGTGGGAGGAGGCCAATTGAGAGGGAGGTGAGTGGGGTAGGAAAAGCAGGAGCGTGTAGTAATTTGGTGGAGTGGGTGTGGGGATTGCACAGAGATGGGCGGTTGTTGACGGCGGCGGACCCGAGATTGGAGGGGCAATTTGATGAGGGGGAGATGAGGAAGGTGCTGCTGGTTGGGCTGGCGTGCTCACATCCTGACCCTAATTGTCGGCCAGCAATGAGAGGAGTGGTTCAGATGCTGGTGGGTGAAGCTCAAGTCCCAATTGTGCCAAGAACGAAGCCTTGTACAAGTTTCAGCACTTCACATCTTTTGTTGAGCTTGCAGGACAGTGTTTCTGACTGCAATGGCATGATCACcatctccacctcctcctccgaaCTCAGCTTCGCCGCCGGCGCCGGCGGTGATCACatcgtttga
- the LOC126620014 gene encoding DNA-binding protein S1FA: protein MADQFEDKVPPSDAKGLNPGMIVLIVVVGLLMIFLVGNYALYVYAQRTLPPKKKKPVSKKKLKKERLKQGVSAPGE, encoded by the exons ATGGCTGACCAGTTCGAGGACAAGGTCCCTCCTTCG GATGCAAAAGGGTTGAACCCTGGAATGATAGTGTTGATTGTTGTTGTTGGGCTGCTGATGATTTTCCTGGTAGGAAACTACGCGCTTTACGTGTACGCTCAGAGAACTCTTcccccgaagaagaagaagccagtGTCTAAGAAGAAGCTGAAAAAGGAGAGGCTGAAGCAAGGCGTCTCTGCTCCAGGAGAGTAA